One Salvia splendens isolate huo1 chromosome 22, SspV2, whole genome shotgun sequence DNA segment encodes these proteins:
- the LOC121786091 gene encoding ABC transporter G family member 9-like isoform X2, producing MQFDEVVYKIRIQPAGGLLKKKTKSEKRQILNGVSGSVYPGEMLAMLGPSGSGKTTLLTSLGGRLGGDLTGTITYNGKPFSNAMKRNIGFVTQDDVLYPNLTVAETLVYTALLRLPRTLTKAEKVNHAEAVIAQLGLTRCRNSIIGGAFLRGVSGGERKRVSIGQEMLINPSLLFLDEPTSGLDSTTAQKIVSTLWELANGASTVVMTIHQPSSRLFYMFHKVLLMSEGNPLYFGKGAHVLAYFSSVGFSPSVAMNPADFLLDLANGVATADTNEDEEAVKQSLVKAYKTQLCKVVKMELAVDVSLHTSSNDRMLKGWSNTWLDQFSVLLRRGIKERKHDSFSTMKIVQVLIVAVLVGIFWWQSTINHLQDQVGLLFFISNFWGIYPLFQALFTIPKERMMLTKERASGMYRLSSFFMALTIGDLPMELALPTVFYAIVYWMAGLKPKPGAFFSGLFVILYNVLISQGLGLAIGAVVMDQQTATTLGSVIMLAFGLGSGFYVQHVPVFIAWVKYISINQYSLKLLLASQYEYDQTYNCGTNQTFLVRDFPAVKSVGISMKGTILSVVVMAVMLVFYRLVTYLALMRVGVTRK from the exons ATGCAGTTCGACGAGGTGGTGTACAAGATCAGAATCCAGCCGGCGGGAggcttgttgaagaagaaaacaaaatcAGAAAAGAGGCAAATACTAAACGGAGTCTCGGGCAGCGTTTATCCCGGTGAAATGCTGGCTATGCTGGGGCCCTCGGGCAGCGGCAAGACAACGCTGCTGACCTCCCTCGGGGGGCGTCTAGGCGGCGACCTCACCGGCACCATCACCTACAACGGCAAGCCCTTCTCCAACGCGATGAAGCGCAACATCGGCTTCGTCACCCAAGACGACGTCCTCTACCCCAACCTGACCGTCGCAGAGACGCTAGTCTACACTGCCCTCCTGCGCCTGCCCCGCACCCTCACCAAGGCCGAGAAGGTCAACCACGCGGAGGCTGTGATAGCGCAGCTCGGGCTGACGAGGTGCAGGAATAGCATCATAGGTGGGGCGTTCCTTAGGGGGGTGTCTGGGGGCGAGAGGAAACGGGTCAGCATTGGGCAGGAGATGCTTATTAACCCGAGCTTGTTGTTTCTTGATGAGCCCACATCTGGTCTAGACTCCACCACTGCGCAGAAGATCGTGTCTACGCTGTGGGAGCTGGCGAATGGGGCCAGCACGGTCGTGATGACCATTCACCAGCCCTCGAGTAGGCTGTTTTACATGTTCCACAAGGTTCTCTTGATGTCGGAAGGGAACCCTTTGTATTTCGGCAAAGGAGCTCATGTGTTGGCCTATTTTTCGAGTGTTGGTTTTTCGCCTAGTGTTGCGATGAATCCAGCCGATTTCTTGCTTGATCTTGCCAATG GAGTTGCAACGGCGGATACGAACGAAGATGAAGAAGCGGTAAAGCAGAGTTTGGTGAAGGCATATAAAACACAACTGTGTAAAGTTGTGAAGATGGAGCTTGCTGTGGATGTCAGTCTTCACACTTCTTCAAATGATAGGATGCTCAAGGGTTGGTCAAATACATGGTTGGATCAATTCTCGGTCTTGCTTAGGAGAGGAATTAAAGAAAGAAAGCATGACTCTTTCTCAACAATGAAGATTGTACAAGTTTTGATAGTTGCTGTTTTAGTTGGAATCTTTTGGTGGCAGTCCACCATCAATCACTTGCAAGACCAG GTCGGGCTcttattcttcatctcaaacttttgGGGGATATACCCCCTATTCCAGGCCCTCTTCACGATCCCTAAAGAGCGCATGATGCTAACGAAAGAGAGGGCCTCGGGCATGTACCGTCTCTCCTCATTCTTCATGGCCCTAACCATAGGCGACCTACCAATGGAGCTAGCCCTCCCCACCGTCTTCTACGCCATAGTGTATTGGATGGCTGGCCTCAAGCCCAAACCCGGGGCCTTCTTCTCAGGCCTGTTTGTGATCCTCTACAACGTGTTGATCTCCCAGGGGCTCGGGCTGGCTATTGGAGCTGTGGTGATGGACCAGCAGACGGCCACGACACTTGGGTCCGTGATCATGTTAGCCTTCGGCCTGGGAAGCGGCTTCTATGTTCAGCACGTCCCCGTCTTTATAGCCTGGGTCAAGTACATTTCGATCAACCAGTACTCACTCAAGCTCCTGCTCGCATCGCAGTACGAGTATGATCAGACCTACAATTGTGGTACGAATCAGACTTTCCTTGTCAGGGATTTTCCGGCAGTAAAATCGGTGGGGATTAGCATGAAAGGGACCATTCTGTCAGTGGTTGTCATGGCTGTGATGCTTGTGTTCTATCGACTTGTAACTTATCTTGCTCTCATGAGGGTTGGTGTCACCAGAAAGTAG
- the LOC121786091 gene encoding ABC transporter G family member 9-like isoform X1 — translation MGDLEAQNRHPQISHPIFARPNLPLTLKFDEVVYKIRIQPAGGLLKKKTKSEKRQILNGVSGSVYPGEMLAMLGPSGSGKTTLLTSLGGRLGGDLTGTITYNGKPFSNAMKRNIGFVTQDDVLYPNLTVAETLVYTALLRLPRTLTKAEKVNHAEAVIAQLGLTRCRNSIIGGAFLRGVSGGERKRVSIGQEMLINPSLLFLDEPTSGLDSTTAQKIVSTLWELANGASTVVMTIHQPSSRLFYMFHKVLLMSEGNPLYFGKGAHVLAYFSSVGFSPSVAMNPADFLLDLANGVATADTNEDEEAVKQSLVKAYKTQLCKVVKMELAVDVSLHTSSNDRMLKGWSNTWLDQFSVLLRRGIKERKHDSFSTMKIVQVLIVAVLVGIFWWQSTINHLQDQVGLLFFISNFWGIYPLFQALFTIPKERMMLTKERASGMYRLSSFFMALTIGDLPMELALPTVFYAIVYWMAGLKPKPGAFFSGLFVILYNVLISQGLGLAIGAVVMDQQTATTLGSVIMLAFGLGSGFYVQHVPVFIAWVKYISINQYSLKLLLASQYEYDQTYNCGTNQTFLVRDFPAVKSVGISMKGTILSVVVMAVMLVFYRLVTYLALMRVGVTRK, via the exons ATGGGTGACCTTGAAGCTCAGAATCGCCATCCCCAAATATCTCACCCCATCTTTGCCCGACCCAATCTCCCCCTCACTCTCAAG TTCGACGAGGTGGTGTACAAGATCAGAATCCAGCCGGCGGGAggcttgttgaagaagaaaacaaaatcAGAAAAGAGGCAAATACTAAACGGAGTCTCGGGCAGCGTTTATCCCGGTGAAATGCTGGCTATGCTGGGGCCCTCGGGCAGCGGCAAGACAACGCTGCTGACCTCCCTCGGGGGGCGTCTAGGCGGCGACCTCACCGGCACCATCACCTACAACGGCAAGCCCTTCTCCAACGCGATGAAGCGCAACATCGGCTTCGTCACCCAAGACGACGTCCTCTACCCCAACCTGACCGTCGCAGAGACGCTAGTCTACACTGCCCTCCTGCGCCTGCCCCGCACCCTCACCAAGGCCGAGAAGGTCAACCACGCGGAGGCTGTGATAGCGCAGCTCGGGCTGACGAGGTGCAGGAATAGCATCATAGGTGGGGCGTTCCTTAGGGGGGTGTCTGGGGGCGAGAGGAAACGGGTCAGCATTGGGCAGGAGATGCTTATTAACCCGAGCTTGTTGTTTCTTGATGAGCCCACATCTGGTCTAGACTCCACCACTGCGCAGAAGATCGTGTCTACGCTGTGGGAGCTGGCGAATGGGGCCAGCACGGTCGTGATGACCATTCACCAGCCCTCGAGTAGGCTGTTTTACATGTTCCACAAGGTTCTCTTGATGTCGGAAGGGAACCCTTTGTATTTCGGCAAAGGAGCTCATGTGTTGGCCTATTTTTCGAGTGTTGGTTTTTCGCCTAGTGTTGCGATGAATCCAGCCGATTTCTTGCTTGATCTTGCCAATG GAGTTGCAACGGCGGATACGAACGAAGATGAAGAAGCGGTAAAGCAGAGTTTGGTGAAGGCATATAAAACACAACTGTGTAAAGTTGTGAAGATGGAGCTTGCTGTGGATGTCAGTCTTCACACTTCTTCAAATGATAGGATGCTCAAGGGTTGGTCAAATACATGGTTGGATCAATTCTCGGTCTTGCTTAGGAGAGGAATTAAAGAAAGAAAGCATGACTCTTTCTCAACAATGAAGATTGTACAAGTTTTGATAGTTGCTGTTTTAGTTGGAATCTTTTGGTGGCAGTCCACCATCAATCACTTGCAAGACCAG GTCGGGCTcttattcttcatctcaaacttttgGGGGATATACCCCCTATTCCAGGCCCTCTTCACGATCCCTAAAGAGCGCATGATGCTAACGAAAGAGAGGGCCTCGGGCATGTACCGTCTCTCCTCATTCTTCATGGCCCTAACCATAGGCGACCTACCAATGGAGCTAGCCCTCCCCACCGTCTTCTACGCCATAGTGTATTGGATGGCTGGCCTCAAGCCCAAACCCGGGGCCTTCTTCTCAGGCCTGTTTGTGATCCTCTACAACGTGTTGATCTCCCAGGGGCTCGGGCTGGCTATTGGAGCTGTGGTGATGGACCAGCAGACGGCCACGACACTTGGGTCCGTGATCATGTTAGCCTTCGGCCTGGGAAGCGGCTTCTATGTTCAGCACGTCCCCGTCTTTATAGCCTGGGTCAAGTACATTTCGATCAACCAGTACTCACTCAAGCTCCTGCTCGCATCGCAGTACGAGTATGATCAGACCTACAATTGTGGTACGAATCAGACTTTCCTTGTCAGGGATTTTCCGGCAGTAAAATCGGTGGGGATTAGCATGAAAGGGACCATTCTGTCAGTGGTTGTCATGGCTGTGATGCTTGTGTTCTATCGACTTGTAACTTATCTTGCTCTCATGAGGGTTGGTGTCACCAGAAAGTAG